From a region of the Oryza sativa Japonica Group chromosome 6, ASM3414082v1 genome:
- the LOC107276169 gene encoding nucleosome assembly protein 1-like 4 translates to MAYCLRRRVSYAELSSEDKAILVETLKNKLQALAEQHVDVLESLAPSVRKRVDVLMEIQSQHDELEVKFFEEKAALEAKYQKLYGPLYSKRSKIVSGVLEVQGETEEREEKGVPDFWLNAMKNNEILAEEIHESDEEALKYLKDIKWCRIDDPKGFKFEFFFYTNPFFKNQVLTKTYHMIDEDDEPILEKAIGTEIEWHPGYCLTQEVLTKESSESTKPITKTEECESFFNFFSPPQVPDDDAKIDENTAEELQNQMERDYDIASTLRDKIIPHAVSWFTREAVQDEDYGASWVDDEEEDDNNDEYSDEDERKASRVAGQQGERPAECKQQ, encoded by the exons ATGGCTTACTGTTTGCGGCGGCGGGTTTCTTATGCAGAGCTCTCATCGGAGGACAAGGCTATCCTCGTGGAGACGCTCAAG AACAAGCTGCAGGCGTTGGCGGAGCAACATGTTGACGTGCTCGAGAGCCTGGCACCCTCGGTCAGGAAGCGCGTCGATGTGCTCATGGAGATTCAG AGCCAACATGATGAACTAGAAGTGAAGTTCTTCGAGGAAAAAGCTGCTCTAGAAGCTAAATATCAGAAGCTTTATGGACCATTGTACTCAA AACGTTCTAAAATTGTGAGTGGTGTTCTTGAAGTACAAGGCGAGACCGAAGAAAGAG AGGAAAAGGGTGTTCCAGATTTCTGGCTCAATGCAATGAAGAACAATGAGATTCTTGCTGAGGAG ATCCATGAGAGCGATGAGGAAGCTCTAAAGTACCTTAAGGACATCAAATGGTGTAGAATTGATGATCCAAAGGGTTTTAAGTTCGAATTCTTCTTCTATACAAATCCCTTCTTTAAAAATCAAGTGCTGACTAAAACATACCACATGATCGATGAAGATGATGAACCCATCCTAGAGAAAGCAATTGG GACTGAAATCGAATGGCATCCAGGATATTGTTTGACACAAGAGGTGCTAACAAAGGAGAGTTCAGAGAGCACTAAACCTATAACAAAGACTGAAGAATGTGAGAGCTTCTTTAATTTCTTTAGCCCCCCTCAAGTTCCAGATGATGATGCAAAAATAGATGAAAATACC GCTGAAGAATTGCAGAACCAAATGGAACGAGATTATGACATCGC ATCTACTCTCAGGGATAAGATTATACCACACGCTGTTTCTTGGTTTACTAGAGAGGCTGTTCAAGACGAGGATTATGGAGCTTCTTGGGTGGATGATGAAGAAGAGGATGACAATAATGATGAATATAGTGATGAAGA TGAACGGAAGGCTAGCAGAGTTGCTGGACAGCAGGGTGAGCGACCTGCGGAGTGCAAGCAGcagtag